ACTACAAAAAAGAGAACTTTACACTAATTTGGCATACAAAATTGGAAAAGAAACATCTTCTATCACAGAATATGAAAAAGTCACAATGATTAGTGTCCCAATTAATTCTAATGAATTATTTATGATCAGCACTGAGCCAAGGGCAGATTATTTGAAGATAATTGATTATGTGCATTCTGTACTTGATTCTCCAAAAGACGCTTAATAGTGTTAATTTTAGAAATTTTCATTTTATTTTGAGCCTATAAATGATTTTTAAAATTAGCTTGAATTGTTAGAATTGTGAAATTATAGTAAATCATTGACTTTAAACCCCCATACTTGGAAATCCCATTGTGGATGTAGTAATCAATGCAGTGTTGACTATAGTTGGATTAGTCATGCTATGTTTTGGTGGAAATTGGTTAGTCAGTGGTGGTGTTGCAATTGCCAAAAAATTTAGAATTAGCAATCTTGTAATTGGAATGACTATAGTTGCATATGGTACTTCTACTCCTGAGCTTGCAGCAAGTGTTGCAGCAGCTGGTGAACACAGTGGAATAATTTTGGGAAATATTATTGGAAGCAACATTGCAAATGTTGGAATGGTTATAGGAATTGCAGCAATACTTGTTCCACTTGCAGTAAGTAAATCAGTTTTACGAAAAGAAATTCCAATAATGCTTGGTGTTTCTTTTCTATTGGTTTTGGTTTCAATTGATGGTGAAATCTCTGCATATGATGGAATTTTACTGCTTGCAGGATTAGGTGTTTTTGGATATTATACATTCAAGGATGCAATGAAGCATAGGGAAGAAAATAATGCAAGTTCTGAGAAAAGCAAAAATAACATCTATCTAAAATCTTTTGGGCTAATTGGGATAGGTGTTGTTCTTTTGTATGTTGGTGCAATTCTTACAGTTGATAATGCAGTCATATTAGCTCAAGAATTTGGTATGTCTGAAAAAATGATTGGTTTAACTGTAATCGCAATTGGAACATCCCTTCCAGAACTAATTACTTCATTAATTGCGATAAGAAAAGGACATGGGGATATCGGTGTTGGCAATATCATTGGAAGTAACATTTACAATATTTTGATGATAATGGGTATTGGTGCAGCACTTGGCGGCGTGATGGTTGCCCCTGATGTTTTCATTGATTATGCAATCATGATTGTCTTTAGTGTTTCATTGTTACTTGCTTTGAAAACTGGAATAATTAATCGCATCATGGGCGTTTACATTACTGTGGGTTATGCTGCGTATCTAATTTTCACATTTTTTAATTAATTTGGGCCTGAATTTCTCCTTTAGATTGATTTTACTGAAATATTTTCTGCCTTTATTGATGGTGTAATTGATGGTAGTGATGCCCATTGAATGACGTTTCTTTGATCACTTCCAATTTCTGAGATGTTTTTTAGCATTGTTGCAAGATTGTGAATTATTCTAACTGATTTTCCAGAGCTTTTAATTTTCCCATTCTTAATTATTTTTATGCCACTTCTTGCAGTACATGAAAAGTCTCCTTTGATTGGATTTACTGCATATGTATACCATAATCTTCCAACTAGTAATCCGTGTTTTGTATCTTTAATCATGTCTTCTTGAGAACTTTTTCCCGGATTAATTTTTAGATTGTGAGGTGATGAAATTGGAATTGGTTCTGAACTTTTTCCAATAGGGATTCCTAAACGTAATGCATTTCCCGAAGATTGCCCTCCTTCTTTATAACTATCAAAAAGATTTGAAAAAGTATTCTTAAAAATTCCATCTTCTATCAAACTTTGTTTCTTAGTTTCAATTCCTTCATCATCTACTGATTTTGTCCCTATTCCTTCTGAAGCATGAGGATCATCAATAAGATTGAATTGTTCTATTGCAATCTTTTTTTCAAAATTATTTGAGAAACAACTTTTCTTTTCTATGAATGTCTTAAAATTAAAATTTGATGCTACAACAAATGCTAATAACTCTCCCACTGAATATGGCTCAAAAATAATTGAATAGACATCAGAATCAATTTTTTGCGGGTTTATTGATTCTAAACACATTTTCTTTGCATCGGTTCCTATTTTTTCTGCTGAAAAATGTGATAATGTTCTGCAACTATCATGTCCGATTCCTGACACTGGCAGTGTTCCGAATTCTGATTCTGCATTAATTATTCCTGAAATGTATGTGGCCTTTTCTTTGAGGTTTAGTCCATTGGAATTTTCAAGTTCAAAATCATCTGTAACAATATTCAATGAGCCTGTAATCGTGGTTATTTTGTCGTTATTAGATGCATTTATCATAGATTCTGCGATATCCATTGCATGGGATCCTGAAATCTTTTCAAGTTTCTCATCATATGTGCCGTATATTTGTCGTGATTTTACTTTGAATGGTAGTCCTCCCCAAAATTCTCTTGGTTTGAGATTTGATAATATCTTTAGTGAATCATTTATTGCGGCTTCAATTTCATGTTGATTTGTAGTCTGAATTGATGCAATTTTTTTATTGTGAATTAGTCTAATGCCGTAACTCTCATCAAAGTTTTGTTTTGTTTCTGCAATTTCTGAATCTGTGATTCTTACAGTTGTAATCTTTTTTTTCAAAACAACTACTTCAGATTCATCTACTCCGATCTTCTTTGAATGATTCAATGCCTTTTCTAAGGCAGACATTTATTTCTCTCTTGGATTTTTGTATTTGAATTTGTTAATTTTAATTAATTCCACATAAGATCCAAATTGGGATGCATCTGATACTCTGTCTAGTTTCTCATCTATTTCTTCTTCTGTGTCAAACTTTTTTAGAATTTTGTAATTGGTATTTCTCTCTGCCGGTATTCTTCCAATTTCTTTTACCATTCTTCTGATTTCTTTTGGTCTTAATAATTGTCCATGCTCTGATCCTGCAGAAGTTGAAATGCTTTCATTGATGAGTGTGCCTCCAAAATCATTTGCGCCCCACATTAGTAGTAACTGAGACATTTTTTGTCCTTCTTTGACCCATGACATCTGTATATTGTCAATTGAATTGTTCAACATTATTCTTGCAACTGCATGTGTTAGCAAGACATCATTTCCACTTCCACCTTGTCTTATTCCTTCATGTAATTGGTGTTTGTACATTGGTGCTTCAGTATGAATGAAATTTAGAGGAACAAATTCAGTAAATCCACCCGTCTCTTTTTGTATCTCTCTTAATTTTGCAATATGGTCAACTCTTTGTTCTAGTGTTTCTAAATGTCCAAACATCATAGTTGATGTGGTATTAATTCCCATTCTGTGAGCATTTTTGATTATCTTTTCCCAGTTTTTCACACTTATTCTTCCTGGGGAAATTGTATCTCTTAGTTTTTGATCAAGAATCTCAGCTGATGTTCCTGGAAGTGTATCTACTCCTGCATCTTTCATTCTTTTTAGAAACTCATCAATTGAAATCTCTGATCTTGATGCCCCGTAAAGAATCTCTTCGGGAGAAAATCCGTGTATGTGTATGTCTGGAATCTCTTTTTTGATTTCCCTGCAAATATTCTCATAAAGATCCCCTTTCATGTCAGGTGGAAGTCCTGCTTGAATGCAGACCTCGGTTGCACCTAACTGATGTGCCTCTTTTGCCCTTCGTACTATTTCTTCAGTTGGAAGAAAATATCCTTCCACTTCTCGAAAATCTCTACTAAATGCACAAAATCCGCATTGTTTAATGCAGACATTTGTAAAATTGATGTTTCTATTAACCACGTATGATACAATGTCTCCTACTCTTCTTCTTCTAATTTCATCTGCAACCATACCTACTAGATGAAAATCAATTCCATTTGTTTTGTATAATGCTAATCCATCTTCAGCTGAAATTTCCTTGTCTGATAATGCACTGTTTAAAATTTCTGATATGAGTGGATCTGCATTTTTTAAAAGTGAATCTATGTTCATTGTCCTCTCCAATACTCCTCTTTTACCAATCCTTCCTCATTTTCAATTACTGCCATCTTGTCTCTTAACTCTTTACTAATAAAAGAAAAAAATTCTGGATATACTGGGAATCTACACTTTAATTCAAACCCTGCATCCTTGGAATCACTATCTATTTTGTTAATCTCGGGCCACACAAATTCTGGATTGACAAAATCAGGAGTAAGTGGTGATACTCCTCCCCAATCATTTATCCCAACTGATAGAAAGCTTTGATATGATTTGGGAGATAGGTTTGGAGGAATCTGTATGTTCATCTCAGGTATTATTATTCTTGATAATGCAACAATTGTTTTGAAATACTTTTCATCGACTGATGGTTCATTTTTCATAACTGTATCTGGCTTTGGTTGAAAGTTTTGTAAAATTACCTCTTGAATGTTTCCATATTTTCTATGTAGTTCTCTGATTGCTAAAATTGAATCAATTACTTCCTCAATAGTTTCTCCTATTCCCACAAGAATCCCTGTAGTCATTGGAATGCCAAGTTTTCCAGAGTTTTCTAACACTTGTAATCTTGCCTTTGGTCTTTTACTTGCTGCCAGATAGTGTGGCATTCCCCTCTCTGTTAGTCTTTCACTGATGTTTTCAAGCATAATTCCCATTGAAACATTTGTTTTTTTCATCTCCCTCATCTCTTCAAAATTAAGATTTCCTGCATTAGTGTGTGGGAATAGTCCTAATTCTAATGCTATCTCTGATGAATGAATTAGATATTCTACAGTTGTTTTGAATCCATTTTCTTTTAGCCAGTCACGTGCTTCTTGATATCTTTGTTCTGGTTGTTCTCCAGTAACAAAAAGTGTTTCAACACATCTGTATTTTTTTGCAAGTTGTAGTAATTCTAGAATTTGTTGTTTTGACATTAAAGATAGTTTTTTTGCTCCTGGTTCTGCTTTGTATGTGCAATAAGAACAAGTATCCTTACATAGATTAACAATGTTGAAAAATGCTTTTTTTGAAAATGTAACCGTATTTTTTTTGAATTTTTCTCTTAGATTTTGAGCTGCTGAAAAAAGCTCAGTAGGATCATTTCTAGCACTTTGATAAATTTCAGAAATATCTTCACGAGATATGGTTTTGTTCTCTAAAACTTTGTTTAAACTCTCAGAGTTTAAGACAAGCTTGTTCAACAGAATCATTCCTGACTAGAAGTATTTATTCTTGTGTTATGCTAATTTCAATTTGGTCTTTCTTCTAGAACAATTGTTACATTTGTTGTTCTGCCATCTCTTAAAATCTCTAAAACCATTTCATCTCCAATGGTTTTTGCCCGCTGAAGATGTATCAAAATATCATCAATTTTTCTAACTTCTTTTCCATCTACTGCTAGTATGATGTCTCCGCCAACGGCATAACTTAATCCATCGACTTCAATTGTTTTATTAGAACCAACCAGACCAGCTTTTGATGCAGGACTATCCTCTACTACTGTAACTACCATAAATCCTACTGCATCCTTTAACTCCAAAACTTTTGCCAAGTCTGGATCGATATCTCTTCCTGAAATTCCAATCCATGGGTGCTTGTATTCTCCTTTTTCAATAAGAATGGGTACAATTTTTGCGATCGTTTGTGAGGGTATTGCAAATCCAACTCCTGTAAATTCACCTGTAGCTGATTGGATTGCAGTGTTTATCCCAACTATTCCTCCTCGCATATTTAGCAATGGCCCACCAGAGTTTCCTGGATTAATTGCCGCATCAGTTTGAATTACATCTGGAATAGAATATCCATTACCTGATGGTAGTAATCTCCCTAACTGACTTACGATTCCTGATGTCATAGAGCCTGATAATCCAAATGGATTTCCAATTGCAGCTATTTGCTCTCCTACTTTGAGATTAGAAGAATCTCCAAGCGATAATGGATGCAAAAATTCCAAATCTGCATTAACCTTTACCACTGCCATATCTGTAAATTCGTCTGATCCTATAATTTCTGCATTATATGATCTTCCATCAAGAAATGTAATTACTACTTTGTTTGCACCATTTACAACATGTGCATTTGTAATAATATGTCCAATTTTATCAAAAACAAATCCAGAACCTACGCCATTAACAATATCTGCTGATTCACTTCTTTGTACGTTAACTCTAACTACTCCGGGTTCTGATTTTTCAAAAATCTCAATTAATGATAATTTTTTTGAATAAACAGGTGTTACTTCCCCAACTGTACTTGCTGAATTACCATTACTAACTATAATCTCAGGTTTTATTGATTCTGGAGGTGAAATGAATAACACTGTAAATAATACTAATACAATCGCTGCTCCCATTGCACTTCCGACAAGAATTCCTGATTTGTCCATGAGATTCTTAGTTCCCTGTTTTGTATCTAAAAGGCTTACTATATACTGATGGAACTTTGAGTATGGTCTTTCATGGAATAATTCCTACCTCTCCACATTATTGATTCATTTCTTTTTGCCTGTAATAGTCCACTTAGAAATCCTAGGACTACTACCAAACTACCTAATGGTGCAAACAACGCATGAATCAATCTTAGGTGTAGTCCAATCTTTGTCTCAATAATTGCTCCTGTATAGATTAATAGTGATGATACTGCTGCAGAAATACCGAGTATTTTTCCAGATACTTCTTCAACTGGCATGGATACTGATACTGCAAAAATTGGAAATGGCACAAATAACAAAAATGCTACAGCAACGAAAATTCCAATCGCAATTTTTCTATTTTGAAGGTATAATGGAATCATTAATCTTTTTAGAGCATTCCATAAAGTGCTTTTGTCTCTTGCCCATACTGCATCGATTAGATGATCGCCTCTTACCATCTTCATTTTATGTCCTGCTTCTTTGACTTTTTTACCCAAAGCCCCATCTTCAATAATTTCGTGTTTAACTCCTTCATGCATACCTACATTTTCATATGTTTCTTTTTTTAAAATGAAAAAACTACCAAAAAAGTAACCTGTTTTTTTTGCAGGATTGTTTACATTCAATGCAGAAAATCTACTATGCAAAAATGTAGAGATCATTGGGAGTGTAATTTTTGTCCAAAAATCAAATGTTATCATTTTGGGAATAGCAGACAATGCATCTAAATTAAATGAAATTAAATGTCCTACTGCCAATGATATTACATTTTGAACATGCTTTGTGTCTGCATCAGTGAATAGTAAAAGTTCCCCGGTTGCTTTTTTGTATCCTTCCATACATGCCCAATTTTTCCCCATCCATCCTTCTGGTTTAGGTCTTGCAATTACTGGAATTACTTTGGAATATTTTTCTGCATATTGAAAAATAATTTTTTGTGTATTGTCCTCTGATGAATCATCAATTGCTATTATTTCATAATCTTTGTAATCTTGATCAATTAACGAGTCTAGACATTTACTGATAAACTCTTCTTCATTTCTTGCTGGAAGAATTATTGATATTTTAGGACTAGACTCGGATGTATTTTCAAATTTGTCTAGATATGGTGTAAATCTAAATGAATCAACCATGGATTTGATAAGAAAAATCCACGCTCCACAAATTCCAATCAAAATTGCAGTTAATGAATAGTTGAAAATATCTAAAATCAATTCCATGAATTTATCGCTCTATCTCTTCTTTGATGCTCTGCATAGCTTGCTCTGTTCCACTTTTGATGTGGTTTTTAATCATACCTGTGAACATTCCCATCATTCCAGTTAGTTTTATGTCCCAAACTGTTCGGAGTATGGTTTTTTCCTCATTTGGTATGATTGTTACTATTTTTTCTCCATTGATGATGCCTTTTGTGAATTTGGCCTCTATTCTCTTTTTAGGTTCGAGTTTCACTTCTTGGAGACATTTTTGATCCCTGAATGCTATTGTGATTTCTCGTTTGATTGTATCTCCCTC
This genomic window from Nitrosopumilus ureiphilus contains:
- a CDS encoding DUF6659 family protein; protein product: MAINYDELSKKVLALDSQVRFAGVANSKGELVSGGHNENIEGMLSSDEVKMSIHYALQKRELYTNLAYKIGKETSSITEYEKVTMISVPINSNELFMISTEPRADYLKIIDYVHSVLDSPKDA
- a CDS encoding calcium/sodium antiporter — encoded protein: MDVVINAVLTIVGLVMLCFGGNWLVSGGVAIAKKFRISNLVIGMTIVAYGTSTPELAASVAAAGEHSGIILGNIIGSNIANVGMVIGIAAILVPLAVSKSVLRKEIPIMLGVSFLLVLVSIDGEISAYDGILLLAGLGVFGYYTFKDAMKHREENNASSEKSKNNIYLKSFGLIGIGVVLLYVGAILTVDNAVILAQEFGMSEKMIGLTVIAIGTSLPELITSLIAIRKGHGDIGVGNIIGSNIYNILMIMGIGAALGGVMVAPDVFIDYAIMIVFSVSLLLALKTGIINRIMGVYITVGYAAYLIFTFFN
- a CDS encoding TldD/PmbA family protein — translated: MSALEKALNHSKKIGVDESEVVVLKKKITTVRITDSEIAETKQNFDESYGIRLIHNKKIASIQTTNQHEIEAAINDSLKILSNLKPREFWGGLPFKVKSRQIYGTYDEKLEKISGSHAMDIAESMINASNNDKITTITGSLNIVTDDFELENSNGLNLKEKATYISGIINAESEFGTLPVSGIGHDSCRTLSHFSAEKIGTDAKKMCLESINPQKIDSDVYSIIFEPYSVGELLAFVVASNFNFKTFIEKKSCFSNNFEKKIAIEQFNLIDDPHASEGIGTKSVDDEGIETKKQSLIEDGIFKNTFSNLFDSYKEGGQSSGNALRLGIPIGKSSEPIPISSPHNLKINPGKSSQEDMIKDTKHGLLVGRLWYTYAVNPIKGDFSCTARSGIKIIKNGKIKSSGKSVRIIHNLATMLKNISEIGSDQRNVIQWASLPSITPSIKAENISVKSI
- the cofH gene encoding 5-amino-6-(D-ribitylamino)uracil--L-tyrosine 4-hydroxyphenyl transferase CofH — translated: MNIDSLLKNADPLISEILNSALSDKEISAEDGLALYKTNGIDFHLVGMVADEIRRRRVGDIVSYVVNRNINFTNVCIKQCGFCAFSRDFREVEGYFLPTEEIVRRAKEAHQLGATEVCIQAGLPPDMKGDLYENICREIKKEIPDIHIHGFSPEEILYGASRSEISIDEFLKRMKDAGVDTLPGTSAEILDQKLRDTISPGRISVKNWEKIIKNAHRMGINTTSTMMFGHLETLEQRVDHIAKLREIQKETGGFTEFVPLNFIHTEAPMYKHQLHEGIRQGGSGNDVLLTHAVARIMLNNSIDNIQMSWVKEGQKMSQLLLMWGANDFGGTLINESISTSAGSEHGQLLRPKEIRRMVKEIGRIPAERNTNYKILKKFDTEEEIDEKLDRVSDASQFGSYVELIKINKFKYKNPREK
- the cofG gene encoding 7,8-didemethyl-8-hydroxy-5-deazariboflavin synthase subunit CofG — translated: MNKLVLNSESLNKVLENKTISREDISEIYQSARNDPTELFSAAQNLREKFKKNTVTFSKKAFFNIVNLCKDTCSYCTYKAEPGAKKLSLMSKQQILELLQLAKKYRCVETLFVTGEQPEQRYQEARDWLKENGFKTTVEYLIHSSEIALELGLFPHTNAGNLNFEEMREMKKTNVSMGIMLENISERLTERGMPHYLAASKRPKARLQVLENSGKLGIPMTTGILVGIGETIEEVIDSILAIRELHRKYGNIQEVILQNFQPKPDTVMKNEPSVDEKYFKTIVALSRIIIPEMNIQIPPNLSPKSYQSFLSVGINDWGGVSPLTPDFVNPEFVWPEINKIDSDSKDAGFELKCRFPVYPEFFSFISKELRDKMAVIENEEGLVKEEYWRGQ
- a CDS encoding S1C family serine protease, yielding MDKSGILVGSAMGAAIVLVLFTVLFISPPESIKPEIIVSNGNSASTVGEVTPVYSKKLSLIEIFEKSEPGVVRVNVQRSESADIVNGVGSGFVFDKIGHIITNAHVVNGANKVVITFLDGRSYNAEIIGSDEFTDMAVVKVNADLEFLHPLSLGDSSNLKVGEQIAAIGNPFGLSGSMTSGIVSQLGRLLPSGNGYSIPDVIQTDAAINPGNSGGPLLNMRGGIVGINTAIQSATGEFTGVGFAIPSQTIAKIVPILIEKGEYKHPWIGISGRDIDPDLAKVLELKDAVGFMVVTVVEDSPASKAGLVGSNKTIEVDGLSYAVGGDIILAVDGKEVRKIDDILIHLQRAKTIGDEMVLEILRDGRTTNVTIVLEERPN
- a CDS encoding glycosyltransferase gives rise to the protein MELILDIFNYSLTAILIGICGAWIFLIKSMVDSFRFTPYLDKFENTSESSPKISIILPARNEEEFISKCLDSLIDQDYKDYEIIAIDDSSEDNTQKIIFQYAEKYSKVIPVIARPKPEGWMGKNWACMEGYKKATGELLLFTDADTKHVQNVISLAVGHLISFNLDALSAIPKMITFDFWTKITLPMISTFLHSRFSALNVNNPAKKTGYFFGSFFILKKETYENVGMHEGVKHEIIEDGALGKKVKEAGHKMKMVRGDHLIDAVWARDKSTLWNALKRLMIPLYLQNRKIAIGIFVAVAFLLFVPFPIFAVSVSMPVEEVSGKILGISAAVSSLLIYTGAIIETKIGLHLRLIHALFAPLGSLVVVLGFLSGLLQAKRNESIMWRGRNYSMKDHTQSSISI
- a CDS encoding type II toxin-antitoxin system RatA family toxin; its protein translation is MATIEVEVEINATVDKVWDIVSDIDNEPKFWKGTKKVKNLSKEGDTIKREITIAFRDQKCLQEVKLEPKKRIEAKFTKGIINGEKIVTIIPNEEKTILRTVWDIKLTGMMGMFTGMIKNHIKSGTEQAMQSIKEEIER